The Tenrec ecaudatus isolate mTenEca1 chromosome 14, mTenEca1.hap1, whole genome shotgun sequence genome contains a region encoding:
- the CTXN2 gene encoding cortexin-2: MSSIYCGNASAKMSVNEVSAFSLTLEQKTGFAFVGILCLFLGLLIVRCFKILLDPYSSMPSSTWEDEVEEFDKGTFEYALA, encoded by the coding sequence ATGAGCAGCATCTACTGCGGCAACGCCTCAGCTAAGATGAGCGTCAATGAAGTATCCGCTTTCTCATTGACTCTGGAGCAAAAGACTGGCTTTGCTTTTGTTGGGATTTTGTGTCTCTTCCTTGGCCTGCTTATTGTCAGATGCTTCAAGATCCTCTTAGATCCGTACAGCAGCATGCCTTCTTCCACCTGGGAGGACGAAGTTGAAGAGTTTGATAAAGGGACTTTCGAATATGCACTTGCATGA